From Candidatus Krumholzibacteriia bacterium, one genomic window encodes:
- a CDS encoding CNNM domain-containing protein has protein sequence MQPILVFALLLLGSAYFSSTELAITMASRVRLRTAAAEGRRLARLAERQLRRRDHGIALCLVGNNLVNVGIAVYGRETLLHLVPLREAAADVLATLLVVPLLLVFGEVLPKAVAQSYPNRVLRFNVLLLLVLRIVLAPLLLLAIGLALSVRRLLGSRGSVLEFASREDLKQFVARSESGGHLDPEERELIGHIVEFWRLDPIHFVRPLQAVPQVHLEASAGAAKERMRATRITRLPVTDASGKDVVGVVSAAALLGADNDSSVARWMTPPVRVRQGTGFDRLLGDLQRSPSQIAVMEGDGEVLGIIRLDDLLHRLMGPGKGATMAPPAAPAGARQEMP, from the coding sequence ATGCAACCGATACTCGTCTTCGCCCTCTTGCTCCTGGGCTCGGCGTACTTCTCCTCCACCGAGCTCGCCATCACCATGGCGAGCCGGGTGCGCTTGCGCACCGCCGCTGCCGAGGGCCGCCGTCTGGCGCGCCTGGCCGAGCGCCAGCTGCGCCGGCGGGACCACGGCATCGCCCTCTGTCTCGTCGGCAACAACCTGGTGAACGTCGGCATCGCCGTCTATGGGCGCGAGACGCTGCTCCACCTCGTGCCGCTGCGCGAGGCCGCGGCGGACGTCCTCGCCACGCTTCTCGTCGTGCCCTTGCTGCTCGTCTTCGGCGAGGTGCTGCCGAAAGCCGTGGCGCAGAGCTATCCGAACCGCGTGCTGCGCTTCAACGTCCTGCTGCTGCTCGTGTTGCGGATCGTGCTCGCGCCGCTCCTCCTGCTCGCCATCGGTCTGGCGCTTTCGGTACGGCGGCTGCTCGGTTCACGGGGCTCGGTGCTCGAGTTCGCCTCCCGGGAGGACCTCAAGCAGTTCGTGGCCCGCAGCGAGTCGGGCGGCCACTTGGACCCGGAGGAGCGCGAGCTCATCGGTCACATCGTCGAGTTCTGGCGGCTGGACCCGATCCACTTCGTGCGTCCCCTGCAAGCGGTGCCGCAAGTGCATCTGGAAGCAAGCGCTGGCGCGGCGAAGGAGCGCATGCGTGCGACGCGGATCACCCGACTCCCGGTGACCGATGCCAGCGGCAAGGACGTGGTGGGGGTGGTGAGCGCCGCCGCCCTGCTCGGCGCCGACAACGACTCCTCGGTGGCGCGCTGGATGACGCCGCCCGTCCGCGTCCGCCAAGGCACCGGCTTCGATCGTTTGCTCGGTGACCTGCAGCGCAGCCCGAGCCAGATCGCGGTGATGGAAGGGGACGGAGAGGTGCTCGGGATCATCCGGCTCGACGATCTGCTGCACCGCCTCATGGGGCCCGGCAAAGGGGCAACAATGGCGCCCCCGGCAGCGCCCGCCGGGGCCCGGCAAGAAATGCCTTGA
- the ppdK gene encoding pyruvate, phosphate dikinase: MERAVYFFGSGTADGDGTMKALLGGKGAGLAEMTRLGLPVPPGFTMTTAECIRFYNEGRVLRPELQAQALEALKRVGTILGRTFGDVKAPLLVSVRSGARASMPGMMDTILNLGLNDETVRGLIDMTGNPRFGWDSYRRFLQMFGDVVLEVPHEDFEQLLGDLKRQRGVKLDTELTAEDLQHLTRLYKERVLQRTGSPFPSNPEEQLWAAIRAVFASWYNDRAMSYRRLNRIPHDWGTAANVQAMVFGNMGEDSATGVAFTRDPSTGENQFYGEYLTNAQGEDVVAGIRTPFPLTQAQAHEEGQLALEEVMPKAFAELCSYRDKLERHYKDMLDLEFTVERGKLWMLQTRSGKRTGLAAVRIAADLVREGLLQEREALLRVDAETHLVQLLHPRIDPAARATLLAKGLNASPGAASGAIVFDADAAVEATAAGKAVLLVRTETSPEDIEGMAVARGILTARGGRTSHAAVVARGMGRVCVAGCGALSVDAAAGTATFATRNGPRVFRAGDVLTLDGTLGNVYEGTVPTVEPELSGDYELVMTWADKYRRMRVRTNADTPKDAEAARKLGAEGIGLCRTEHMFFGEERLPWVRKMILAKDATERREALARLKPMQRSDFVGIFEAMDGLPVTIRLLDPPLHEFVPHTQPEAESLARELGMPAADVWRRSESLREMNPMLGHRGARLGITFPEIYEMQAEAILEAALEVSRRGIRAVPEIMLPLIGITEEYRRLELLVREVAERLFAGTQPVPFLVGTMIEVPRAVLVADRIAEYAEFFSFGTNDLTQLVYGYSRDDAEVFLPTYVEQGFLPRNPFESLDIQGVGAMVRLATERGRAARPQLKVGVCGEHGGDPPSVEFFHSVGLDYVSCSPFRVPVARLAAAQATVREA, from the coding sequence ATGGAGCGGGCGGTCTATTTCTTCGGCAGCGGCACGGCAGACGGCGACGGCACGATGAAAGCGTTGCTCGGCGGCAAGGGCGCGGGCCTCGCCGAGATGACGCGTCTCGGTTTGCCCGTGCCTCCGGGCTTCACGATGACCACGGCGGAGTGCATCCGCTTCTACAACGAAGGCCGCGTCCTGCGGCCGGAGCTGCAGGCGCAAGCCCTCGAGGCCTTGAAGCGCGTCGGCACCATCCTGGGGCGGACGTTCGGCGACGTGAAGGCACCGCTCTTGGTTTCGGTGCGTTCCGGCGCCCGGGCTTCCATGCCTGGCATGATGGACACCATCCTCAACCTCGGTCTCAACGACGAGACCGTGCGCGGCCTCATCGACATGACCGGGAACCCGCGCTTCGGCTGGGACAGCTACCGTCGCTTCCTGCAGATGTTCGGCGACGTGGTGCTCGAGGTGCCGCACGAGGATTTCGAGCAGCTCCTGGGGGATCTCAAGCGCCAGCGCGGCGTGAAGCTGGACACGGAGCTCACGGCGGAGGACCTGCAGCATCTCACCCGACTCTACAAGGAGCGGGTGCTGCAGCGGACCGGTTCGCCCTTTCCCTCCAATCCGGAAGAGCAGCTCTGGGCCGCCATCCGCGCCGTGTTCGCCTCCTGGTACAACGACCGCGCCATGTCCTACCGGCGCCTCAACCGCATCCCGCACGACTGGGGTACGGCTGCCAACGTCCAGGCCATGGTTTTCGGCAACATGGGCGAGGACTCCGCCACCGGTGTCGCCTTCACCCGCGATCCGAGCACCGGGGAGAACCAGTTCTACGGCGAGTACCTCACCAACGCCCAGGGTGAAGACGTGGTGGCCGGCATCCGTACCCCCTTCCCCCTGACGCAAGCGCAGGCGCACGAGGAAGGCCAGCTCGCCCTGGAAGAGGTGATGCCGAAAGCTTTTGCGGAATTATGCAGTTACCGCGACAAGCTCGAGCGTCACTACAAGGACATGCTGGATCTCGAGTTCACCGTGGAGCGCGGCAAACTCTGGATGCTGCAGACGCGCTCCGGGAAGCGCACCGGCCTCGCCGCGGTCCGCATCGCTGCCGACCTGGTGCGAGAGGGATTGCTCCAGGAACGGGAGGCCCTGCTGCGTGTCGACGCGGAGACGCACCTGGTGCAGCTGCTCCACCCGCGCATCGATCCGGCGGCGCGCGCCACGCTCCTCGCCAAGGGCTTGAACGCTTCACCCGGGGCGGCTTCCGGAGCCATCGTCTTCGACGCCGACGCCGCGGTGGAGGCGACCGCGGCGGGCAAAGCGGTGCTGCTGGTGCGCACCGAGACCAGCCCGGAGGACATCGAGGGGATGGCGGTCGCTCGAGGCATCCTCACCGCCCGCGGCGGCCGCACCTCGCACGCCGCCGTGGTGGCGCGCGGCATGGGCCGGGTCTGCGTGGCCGGCTGCGGCGCCCTCAGCGTCGACGCCGCCGCCGGGACCGCCACTTTCGCGACCCGGAACGGCCCGCGGGTGTTCCGCGCTGGCGACGTGCTGACGCTGGATGGCACCTTGGGCAACGTCTACGAAGGCACGGTGCCGACGGTGGAGCCCGAACTTTCCGGCGATTACGAGCTGGTCATGACCTGGGCGGACAAGTACCGCCGCATGCGCGTGCGCACCAACGCCGACACGCCGAAAGATGCGGAGGCCGCCCGCAAACTCGGCGCCGAGGGCATCGGTCTCTGCCGGACGGAGCACATGTTCTTCGGTGAGGAACGTTTGCCCTGGGTGCGCAAGATGATCTTGGCCAAGGACGCCACCGAGCGCCGGGAGGCGTTGGCGCGTCTGAAGCCCATGCAGCGCAGCGATTTCGTCGGCATCTTCGAAGCCATGGACGGGTTGCCAGTCACCATCCGGCTCCTCGACCCGCCGCTGCACGAGTTCGTGCCGCACACCCAGCCGGAGGCGGAGTCCCTGGCGCGCGAGCTCGGGATGCCGGCTGCCGATGTCTGGCGCCGGAGCGAGAGCCTGCGGGAGATGAACCCCATGCTCGGCCACCGCGGTGCCCGGCTCGGGATCACCTTCCCCGAGATCTACGAGATGCAAGCAGAAGCAATCCTCGAGGCTGCCCTCGAGGTGTCGCGCCGCGGCATCCGCGCCGTGCCGGAGATCATGCTGCCCCTCATCGGCATCACCGAGGAGTACCGGCGACTGGAGCTGCTGGTGCGCGAGGTGGCCGAGCGCCTCTTCGCCGGGACGCAGCCGGTGCCGTTCCTCGTCGGCACGATGATCGAGGTGCCCCGGGCGGTGCTGGTGGCGGACCGCATCGCCGAATACGCCGAGTTCTTCAGCTTCGGAACCAACGATCTCACCCAGCTCGTCTACGGCTACAGCCGCGACGACGCCGAGGTCTTCCTGCCCACCTACGTCGAGCAGGGCTTCCTGCCGCGGAATCCCTTCGAGAGCCTCGACATCCAAGGCGTCGGCGCCATGGTGCGCTTGGCCACGGAACGCGGGCGCGCGGCGCGGCCGCAGCTCAAGGTGGGTGTCTGCGGCGAGCACGGCGGCGACCCGCCCTCGGTGGAGTTCTTCCATTCCGTGGGGCTGGACTACGTGAGTTGCTCGCCTTTCCGCGTGCCCGTGGCGCGACTCGCGGCGGCGCAAGCGACGGTACGGGAAGCGTGA
- a CDS encoding glycosyltransferase family 9 protein → MAAILVLRLSSLGDIVLASSFLQSCREHFPSARLDCVVREDFVPLATALPGVARVVAVSRRAGPLQLLSVGASLAREPYEHVFDLHQSLRSRLLTWRLRSRLRPGFSKQELPRWLLVHAHRDLYARFGGVRPLRERMLEPLRRLGLAPRLHDTRLVLHADARARAASLLGVGNGERSWIAVAPGARWASKRWPVERFAALVARLAAVPERRFVLLGAAGESPLAAKVAAVSPAVTLDACGLDILETAAVLERCRLCVGNDSGLAHVAEAVGCPVLTFFGPTAPAFGYAPYRPASRALHRPPPCNPCSKNGSRPCHRPTHECMENISVDEASAVASALLASPR, encoded by the coding sequence ATGGCCGCGATTCTGGTGCTGCGCCTGTCTTCCCTCGGCGACATCGTGCTCGCTTCCAGCTTCCTGCAGAGCTGCCGCGAGCACTTCCCCTCGGCGCGGCTCGATTGTGTCGTGCGCGAGGATTTCGTCCCCCTGGCAACGGCACTCCCAGGCGTCGCACGCGTGGTCGCGGTCTCGCGCCGTGCCGGTCCGCTGCAGCTCCTCTCGGTCGGGGCCTCGCTCGCCCGCGAGCCCTACGAGCACGTCTTCGATCTGCACCAGAGCTTGCGTTCGCGCCTGCTCACCTGGCGGCTCCGCAGTCGCCTGCGGCCGGGGTTTTCGAAGCAGGAGCTGCCGCGCTGGCTGCTCGTGCACGCCCATCGCGACCTGTACGCTCGTTTCGGCGGCGTCCGGCCGCTGCGGGAGCGCATGCTCGAGCCCTTGCGGCGTCTCGGGTTGGCGCCGCGCCTCCACGACACGCGGCTCGTGCTCCACGCCGACGCCCGCGCTCGCGCTGCCTCCCTTCTCGGCGTCGGAAACGGCGAGCGCTCCTGGATCGCCGTGGCGCCAGGGGCGCGCTGGGCGAGCAAACGCTGGCCCGTGGAGCGCTTCGCCGCACTCGTCGCGCGCCTCGCCGCCGTGCCGGAGCGTCGCTTCGTCCTCCTCGGTGCGGCGGGAGAGAGCCCGCTCGCCGCCAAAGTGGCTGCCGTGTCGCCGGCGGTGACGCTCGATGCCTGCGGCCTCGATATCCTGGAAACCGCCGCGGTGCTCGAGCGCTGCCGGTTGTGTGTGGGAAACGACAGCGGCCTGGCGCACGTGGCGGAGGCGGTGGGCTGCCCGGTGCTCACCTTCTTCGGTCCCACCGCGCCGGCTTTCGGCTATGCCCCATATCGCCCGGCGAGCCGGGCGTTGCATCGACCGCCGCCCTGCAACCCGTGCTCGAAGAACGGTAGCCGCCCGTGCCACCGCCCCACGCACGAATGCATGGAGAACATCTCGGTCGACGAGGCGAGCGCCGTGGCGTCCGCACTCCTCGCCTCGCCCAGGTAA
- a CDS encoding glycosyltransferase N-terminal domain-containing protein has protein sequence MLRLYNALLPAARLAAPLLALGDAKLRVGWRGRKGVVARLVAQAAELRGRVVWMHSTSVGEYEQARPLVALLAAARPELAVLHTFFSPSGYDYARRLGEAAYYDYLPFDDRNDVSQVLDALQPRLLVLVKFDLWPNLVVEAARRGVPVTLVDATLQPRSRRQQWPARSLYRQLYRRLACISAVSPADAERFRALVPEHPAIFVDGDTRFDQVLRRREAAAKAPIPDVLRRRPRPFTFLAGSTWPADERTVLAAWCAWRAADAAGQAALTERGAAQSARLVLVPHEPTPSHLQALEKELTALGLQSTRFSALVESEPAEVVLVDRVGVLAELYADADAAYVGGAFGRGVHNVIEPAIMGLPLFFGPGHHNAPEAEMLLETGAAAVIRSSVDLERQLQRVAGDTAERLHRGGRARAFVAANLGASERCLQRLLQALEASPTPVREPG, from the coding sequence GTGCTCCGCCTCTACAACGCGCTCCTTCCCGCGGCTCGCCTGGCGGCGCCGCTTCTCGCGCTCGGCGATGCGAAGCTGCGCGTCGGCTGGCGCGGTCGAAAGGGCGTGGTCGCGCGCCTGGTGGCGCAGGCGGCGGAGCTCCGCGGCCGCGTCGTGTGGATGCACTCCACCTCGGTGGGCGAGTACGAGCAGGCTCGGCCCTTGGTAGCACTGCTCGCCGCGGCGCGTCCGGAGCTCGCGGTGCTCCACACCTTCTTCTCGCCCTCGGGCTACGACTATGCCCGGCGCCTCGGCGAAGCCGCGTACTACGACTACCTGCCCTTCGACGACCGGAACGACGTGAGCCAGGTTCTCGACGCCCTGCAGCCCCGGCTCCTCGTGCTCGTCAAGTTCGATCTCTGGCCGAATCTGGTGGTCGAAGCGGCGCGCCGCGGCGTCCCCGTCACCCTCGTCGATGCGACGCTGCAGCCACGTTCGCGGCGCCAGCAATGGCCGGCGCGCTCCCTCTATCGCCAACTCTACCGCCGGCTCGCCTGCATCAGCGCTGTGAGCCCCGCCGATGCCGAGCGTTTCCGTGCCCTGGTACCCGAGCACCCCGCCATCTTCGTCGACGGCGACACCCGCTTCGATCAGGTGCTGCGCCGGCGCGAAGCGGCGGCCAAGGCTCCCATCCCGGACGTCCTGCGGCGCCGGCCCCGCCCCTTCACCTTCCTCGCCGGCTCGACCTGGCCGGCGGACGAGCGCACGGTGCTCGCGGCCTGGTGCGCTTGGCGTGCCGCAGACGCGGCAGGCCAGGCAGCGCTGACGGAACGAGGTGCAGCGCAGAGCGCGCGTCTCGTCCTCGTTCCCCACGAGCCCACCCCATCGCACCTGCAAGCACTGGAGAAGGAGCTCACCGCTTTGGGGCTGCAGAGCACGCGTTTCTCCGCTCTCGTCGAGAGCGAGCCGGCGGAAGTAGTCCTCGTCGATCGTGTCGGCGTTCTAGCTGAGCTCTACGCCGACGCCGACGCCGCCTACGTGGGTGGTGCATTCGGTCGTGGCGTGCACAACGTCATCGAGCCCGCCATCATGGGGCTGCCGCTCTTCTTCGGCCCCGGGCATCACAATGCCCCGGAGGCGGAAATGCTGCTTGAGACCGGCGCCGCAGCCGTGATACGGTCCTCGGTCGACCTGGAGCGCCAGCTTCAGAGGGTGGCAGGCGATACCGCGGAGCGCCTGCACCGGGGAGGCCGGGCCCGGGCCTTCGTCGCTGCCAATCTCGGTGCTTCCGAGCGCTGCCTGCAGCGGTTGCTGCAAGCCCTCGAGGCGAGTCCCACTCCGGTCCGGGAGCCAGGATGA
- a CDS encoding hemolysin family protein encodes MRGEEVDLFRLVVLALLLGLSAYFSAAETALFSLRLPQIHTLRQQDSRASRAILALLEHPRRLLATVLIGNTFAHVLMAVTAASAFVAWFGPERGPALATLCMGLVILVAGEILPKTLAVGAPLALARRLAASLRLTALLLGPLAKSAVRLTAAVVRLLERRVPRRDEALSENEIKMLVTMGWEQGVVGVREKEFIHNVFQLNDRLVEDIVTPRTRVFAVDADAAVEDVRHAIAHAGYSRVPIFEGTRDNLVGYVEVSDLLWPNQAPDTRRLRSLRRELLFFPATLRVGELLLALRRTGEEIAAVVDEHGAFDGIVSLEDAAEQVVGEIIDLHDLERYRLTDLPDGDLLLSAQMEIDVFNALLGAELEDPDVDTLGGLVSKRLGRIPRQGEWVEIAGMRLTVEQAAPNRILRLRLGRRAATGPSVPRAPHGDGKGGR; translated from the coding sequence GTGCGAGGTGAGGAAGTGGATCTTTTCCGTCTCGTGGTGTTGGCGCTGCTCCTCGGGCTGTCGGCATACTTCTCCGCCGCCGAAACGGCGCTCTTCTCCTTGCGCCTGCCCCAGATCCACACGCTGCGCCAGCAGGACAGCCGCGCTTCGCGTGCCATCCTCGCCCTCCTCGAACACCCGCGGCGCCTCCTTGCCACCGTACTGATCGGCAACACCTTCGCCCATGTCCTCATGGCGGTCACCGCGGCGAGTGCTTTCGTCGCCTGGTTCGGTCCCGAGCGCGGCCCGGCGCTGGCGACGCTCTGCATGGGGCTCGTGATCCTGGTGGCAGGCGAAATCCTGCCGAAGACGCTGGCAGTCGGCGCGCCCCTGGCGCTTGCCCGGCGCTTGGCGGCGTCGCTGCGCCTGACAGCGCTGCTGCTCGGCCCGCTGGCGAAGAGCGCCGTCCGCCTCACTGCCGCCGTGGTCCGGCTCTTGGAGCGCCGCGTACCCCGCCGCGACGAGGCTCTCTCGGAGAACGAGATCAAGATGCTGGTCACCATGGGGTGGGAGCAGGGTGTCGTCGGGGTCAGGGAGAAGGAATTCATCCACAACGTCTTCCAACTCAACGACCGGTTGGTGGAGGACATCGTGACGCCGCGGACGCGGGTGTTCGCCGTGGACGCCGACGCCGCCGTCGAGGACGTGCGCCACGCCATCGCTCATGCGGGCTATTCGCGGGTACCCATCTTCGAGGGGACGCGGGACAACCTGGTGGGCTACGTCGAGGTGTCCGACCTGCTCTGGCCGAACCAGGCTCCGGATACGCGGCGGCTGCGCTCGCTGCGGCGGGAACTGCTGTTCTTTCCCGCCACTCTCCGCGTCGGCGAGCTTCTCCTGGCGTTGCGGCGCACGGGAGAAGAGATCGCGGCGGTGGTGGACGAGCACGGCGCCTTCGACGGCATCGTCTCCCTCGAGGATGCTGCCGAGCAGGTGGTGGGCGAGATCATCGACCTGCACGATCTGGAGCGCTACCGCCTCACCGACCTCCCCGACGGCGACCTTCTGCTCTCGGCGCAGATGGAGATCGACGTCTTCAACGCCCTCCTCGGGGCGGAGCTGGAGGATCCCGATGTCGACACCTTGGGAGGACTGGTGAGCAAGCGGCTCGGGCGCATCCCGCGCCAAGGCGAGTGGGTGGAAATCGCCGGCATGCGCTTGACCGTGGAGCAGGCAGCACCCAACCGGATCCTGCGCCTGCGCCTCGGGCGGCGCGCGGCAACCGGGCCCAGCGTTCCCCGCGCGCCGCACGGCGACGGCAAGGGAGGGCGCTGA